The following proteins come from a genomic window of Edaphobacter sp. 4G125:
- a CDS encoding 2-isopropylmalate synthase produces MQNPDQIVFFDTTLRDGEQSPGCTMHHDEKLRMAHQLRDLGVDILEAGFAIASEGDFDAVQAIACEVTGTRIASLARCKREDIDAAGRAIQPARSNRIHIFLASSDLHLEYKLRISREQALDQAAESVKQALTYTDNVEFSTEDGTRTDPDFLVKMITVAVQAGATTINIPDTVGYTTPAEYEAIFRMVRERVPGIENVVLSTHCHDDLGMAVANSLAGIQGGARQVECTINGIGERAGNAALEEIAAALMVRRDKFPYKNNIVMEKLYPTSQMLAECISFGVAPNKAVVGANAFAHESGIHQHGVLANPLTYEIMTPASVGAGSTNLVLGKHSGRRALADRLEKLGHTLTREQLDEVYHRFTELADRKKSIYDQDILGLLKPEKAPAAVTT; encoded by the coding sequence ATGCAAAATCCCGACCAGATCGTCTTTTTCGATACCACCCTTCGCGATGGGGAGCAGTCTCCCGGCTGCACCATGCATCACGACGAAAAGCTGCGCATGGCGCACCAGCTTCGTGACCTGGGCGTGGACATTCTTGAGGCAGGATTTGCCATCGCATCCGAGGGTGACTTCGACGCCGTGCAGGCGATCGCCTGTGAGGTAACCGGGACCCGCATCGCTTCGCTGGCCCGTTGTAAGCGCGAAGATATCGATGCCGCAGGCCGTGCGATTCAGCCAGCCAGATCGAATCGCATTCACATCTTTCTTGCCTCCTCAGATCTTCACCTGGAATATAAGCTGCGCATCAGCCGAGAGCAGGCGCTCGATCAGGCGGCTGAGTCCGTCAAGCAAGCCCTGACCTACACCGATAACGTTGAGTTTTCGACCGAAGACGGCACTCGTACCGATCCTGACTTCCTGGTAAAGATGATCACCGTGGCGGTTCAGGCGGGCGCAACCACAATCAATATTCCCGATACCGTTGGGTACACCACTCCCGCAGAGTACGAAGCCATCTTCCGCATGGTGCGCGAGCGGGTTCCAGGAATCGAGAATGTCGTTCTGTCGACACACTGCCACGACGATCTCGGCATGGCGGTTGCAAACTCACTGGCAGGAATTCAGGGTGGCGCACGACAGGTGGAGTGCACCATCAACGGCATTGGTGAACGCGCAGGCAATGCTGCACTGGAAGAGATTGCTGCAGCCCTGATGGTTCGCCGCGACAAGTTCCCCTACAAAAACAACATCGTGATGGAGAAACTCTATCCGACCAGTCAGATGCTGGCCGAGTGCATCAGCTTCGGAGTCGCTCCAAACAAGGCTGTCGTCGGAGCAAATGCCTTCGCGCATGAATCGGGAATTCATCAGCATGGTGTACTGGCCAATCCACTGACCTACGAGATTATGACTCCGGCTTCGGTCGGTGCGGGAAGCACAAACCTTGTGCTCGGCAAGCACTCGGGGCGGCGCGCGCTGGCGGATCGTTTGGAGAAACTGGGTCATACGCTGACACGCGAGCAGCTCGACGAGGTGTATCACCGCTTCACCGAGCTAGCTGATCGCAAGAAGTCAATTTACGACCAGGACATTCTTGGGCTATTGAAGCCGGAGAAGGCTCCTGCTGCCGTAACGACCTAG
- a CDS encoding outer membrane beta-barrel protein, which translates to MKRFLFTTLIVFLLWTAAQMSYAQAIPTATRNSGLQVGAGYSFASPDYGQRKIQGYSIYGTFDFTRHIGIEGDIHRVNVITPTDIGENTYLLGPRYVLHFGRFHPYAKGLLGLGFFPTNYDKGSGKPNTNYHHKIYAFGGGVDYTVSRHFNVRAVDFEYQRWPGWKPDGLTPYVFTFGAAYHF; encoded by the coding sequence TTGAAACGCTTTCTTTTTACCACTTTAATAGTTTTTCTTTTGTGGACTGCGGCTCAGATGTCTTATGCTCAGGCGATTCCGACAGCAACACGGAACTCGGGCCTGCAAGTCGGCGCTGGTTACTCCTTTGCAAGTCCTGATTATGGGCAACGGAAAATCCAGGGCTATAGCATCTATGGAACCTTCGATTTCACCCGGCACATCGGGATCGAAGGCGATATTCATCGAGTCAATGTCATCACTCCAACCGACATCGGCGAAAACACATATCTTCTGGGACCCCGTTATGTTCTTCATTTCGGGCGTTTCCACCCGTATGCCAAAGGCCTGTTGGGACTTGGCTTCTTCCCGACCAATTACGACAAAGGATCGGGTAAACCGAACACGAATTACCACCATAAGATCTATGCTTTTGGTGGCGGCGTGGATTACACCGTCTCGCGTCATTTCAATGTTCGGGCCGTCGACTTTGAATATCAACGCTGGCCCGGCTGGAAACCGGATGGGTTGACTCCTTATGTCTTTACCTTCGGTGCCGCTTACCATTTCTAA
- a CDS encoding outer membrane beta-barrel protein has protein sequence MKKTMLLGALMLLASVGYAQESRQDVSASVIGVFTPQVNGNAVQMNTTKPIGFLGSYRYMLTPRSALELNYSFAQYISKYSTSFLPNVRIHTRQQEITGAYVYNFRNFRNFNPFVEAGVGGLIFTPIRDYKTTNFDTRQNTSIGALFGGGVAYELSPSWDVRVEYRGFAVKAPDFGLTNFKTNRWEVISIPAVGMAYHF, from the coding sequence ATGAAGAAGACGATGTTGTTGGGCGCGCTGATGCTGCTGGCATCCGTCGGGTATGCGCAGGAAAGCCGGCAGGACGTAAGCGCGAGCGTGATCGGTGTGTTTACGCCGCAGGTCAACGGAAACGCGGTACAGATGAACACGACGAAGCCAATCGGATTCCTGGGGAGCTATCGGTATATGCTGACCCCTCGTAGCGCACTCGAGCTGAACTACTCGTTCGCGCAGTACATCTCGAAGTACAGCACCAGCTTTCTTCCCAATGTACGCATCCATACCCGCCAGCAGGAGATTACCGGAGCGTATGTCTACAACTTCCGGAATTTCCGGAATTTCAATCCCTTTGTGGAAGCGGGCGTGGGAGGACTCATCTTCACTCCCATTCGCGATTACAAGACCACCAACTTCGATACGCGGCAGAATACGAGCATTGGAGCATTATTTGGCGGCGGTGTCGCCTATGAGCTCAGCCCCAGCTGGGACGTCCGCGTGGAGTATCGCGGCTTCGCTGTGAAGGCTCCGGACTTCGGCCTGACGAACTTCAAGACCAACCGATGGGAGGTCATTTCCATCCCTGCGGTCGGTATGGCGTATCACTTCTAA
- a CDS encoding porin family protein, producing the protein MFKKILIATVVCATSATTLHAQARPTATRPASLQVGVGWSNANTDYLPQRVNGTTLYVDYDFYHHLGVEGEFRYLKDGQSNIYEKTYEIGPRYSRTYHERYSPYVKALYGRGVFNFTYRGQTLANLAYNMMAVGGGLDYTLVRHINLRGEYEYQHWFGFPDHGLTPSMVTIGAAYRF; encoded by the coding sequence TTGTTTAAGAAAATTCTGATTGCCACAGTCGTCTGTGCCACGTCCGCGACGACCCTTCATGCCCAAGCTCGTCCAACCGCCACCCGCCCGGCATCTTTGCAGGTAGGAGTTGGCTGGTCCAATGCCAACACCGATTATCTTCCCCAACGAGTCAATGGAACGACTCTCTATGTGGACTATGACTTTTATCACCACCTCGGCGTAGAAGGTGAGTTTCGCTACCTGAAGGACGGCCAGAGCAATATTTACGAGAAGACCTACGAGATCGGACCGCGCTACTCAAGGACCTATCACGAACGCTATTCTCCCTACGTGAAAGCCCTCTACGGGCGAGGGGTCTTCAACTTCACCTACCGTGGACAGACCCTGGCCAACCTTGCCTACAACATGATGGCCGTAGGAGGCGGACTGGATTACACCCTCGTTCGTCACATCAACCTTCGCGGAGAGTATGAGTACCAGCACTGGTTTGGCTTTCCAGACCACGGTCTGACGCCTTCCATGGTTACCATCGGGGCAGCCTACCGTTTCTAA
- a CDS encoding LysR family transcriptional regulator: METFLAVAEERSFSRAASRLHRTQPAVSQAIAKLESELGEVLFDRSSRDGTLTDAGEVLREYAAKMLNLRNEASGALGELRSLHRGRLNLAANEYTSLYLLPLLDEFRKQNPRIKLAVQRTLASRIPDEVLMHSVEFGVLSFRPDDAQIKSIVVYHDELVLIVNPRHPLAGAGKVSIRQLGMQNFIAHNIPSPQRQKVIQTFKKHKTPLQMGVELPSLEGIKRLVEMGNGVALVPRLTAVPELASGALVMLEVPELQTERKLRLVYRRQANLSHAALAFLKVVEAYAATHGDPYCFQPERGA, encoded by the coding sequence ATGGAGACATTTCTGGCCGTAGCGGAAGAGCGAAGTTTTTCACGGGCCGCCTCTCGGCTCCATCGTACTCAGCCTGCGGTCAGTCAGGCAATCGCCAAGCTCGAAAGTGAACTCGGCGAGGTGCTCTTTGACCGTTCCTCCAGAGATGGCACCCTCACCGACGCAGGGGAGGTCTTGCGCGAGTATGCCGCTAAGATGTTGAATCTAAGGAACGAAGCCTCAGGAGCCCTGGGTGAGCTGCGCTCCTTGCACCGTGGCCGGTTGAACCTGGCGGCCAACGAATATACCAGTCTGTACTTGCTGCCTCTGCTGGACGAGTTTCGGAAGCAAAACCCCAGGATCAAGCTGGCCGTCCAACGTACCCTCGCCAGTCGCATTCCGGACGAGGTGCTGATGCACTCGGTTGAGTTTGGTGTGCTCTCGTTCCGGCCTGACGACGCGCAGATCAAGTCAATTGTGGTCTACCACGATGAGCTGGTGTTGATCGTCAACCCGCGTCATCCCTTGGCGGGGGCGGGAAAGGTATCGATTCGGCAGCTCGGAATGCAGAACTTTATCGCGCACAACATCCCTTCGCCCCAGCGCCAGAAGGTGATCCAGACCTTCAAGAAACATAAGACTCCGCTGCAGATGGGGGTGGAACTGCCCTCCCTGGAGGGGATCAAGCGTTTGGTGGAGATGGGGAATGGGGTGGCCCTGGTCCCCCGATTGACCGCCGTTCCAGAGCTGGCAAGCGGGGCGCTGGTGATGTTGGAGGTTCCAGAACTCCAGACGGAACGCAAGTTACGACTGGTCTATCGTCGCCAGGCTAATCTTTCCCACGCCGCCCTGGCTTTTCTCAAAGTGGTGGAAGCTTATGCTGCCACGCACGGCGATCCATACTGCTTTCAGCCAGAGCGCGGGGCCTGA
- a CDS encoding nuclear transport factor 2 family protein, whose translation MSRLSIKCCQVFLSLLAITVPCFAQYHGLDPALDKAAKEYDRAQIVGDRAALQRLVADDYLLMRGNGTVVGKAQLIDLVAHDGLKTDPYVVQKPFSRKYGEVVILGGWVHLSGSDHGQPFVQNARFADTWARRKSQWFVVFTSVVLTDRP comes from the coding sequence ATGTCTCGTTTGTCGATCAAATGTTGCCAGGTGTTTCTTAGTCTTCTAGCCATTACCGTGCCGTGTTTTGCGCAATATCACGGCCTTGATCCCGCGTTGGACAAAGCTGCAAAAGAATACGACAGAGCTCAGATCGTGGGAGATCGCGCAGCTCTTCAACGCCTCGTGGCCGACGACTACCTGCTTATGCGTGGAAACGGGACCGTAGTCGGAAAGGCACAGCTTATCGATCTGGTGGCTCACGATGGATTGAAGACAGATCCATATGTCGTCCAGAAGCCGTTTTCTAGGAAGTATGGAGAGGTCGTCATTCTGGGAGGATGGGTACATCTTTCTGGCAGCGATCACGGTCAACCATTTGTTCAGAACGCTCGCTTTGCGGACACGTGGGCTCGTCGAAAGAGCCAATGGTTTGTGGTTTTCACTTCAGTCGTTCTGACTGATAGACCCTGA
- the leuC gene encoding 3-isopropylmalate dehydratase large subunit: MSTAPKTLFEKVWEQHIVAEPQGEPTILYIDLHLVHEVTSPQAFDGLRMAGRRIRRPDRHIATVDHNVPTTSAYDRLHIVDQISAAQVNALRKNCAEFGVEFFDVQDSSQGIVHMIGPELGATKPGMTIVCGDSHTSTHGAFGALAFGIGTSEVEHVMATQTLPQDKPKTFRITVDGKLPFGVTAKDIILDIIGKIGTDGATGHVIEYAGSAIRALSMEGRMTICNMSIEAGARAGMIAPDETTFAYLKGRRFVPQGAAWDEAVSHWKTLPTDEGVTFDRELYIDAATLAPAVTWGTSPGMHATIEGKVPTLDEAKTEADRKSFERAYEYMDLKPGTPMEEIKINAVFLGSCTNGRIEDLRAAAKVVKGHHIATTVRAMVVPGSQAVKRQAEAEGLDAIFKTAGFEWREPGCSMCLGMNPDILSPGERCASTSNRNFEGRQGRGGRTHLVSPEMAAVAAITGHFTDIRKWKQTEGAKN; the protein is encoded by the coding sequence ATGAGCACAGCACCGAAAACGTTGTTCGAAAAAGTATGGGAGCAGCACATCGTTGCCGAACCGCAGGGCGAACCGACGATTCTCTACATTGACCTGCATCTCGTCCACGAAGTCACCAGCCCGCAGGCCTTCGATGGACTTCGCATGGCAGGCCGCAGGATTCGTCGTCCTGACCGCCATATCGCCACAGTCGACCACAACGTACCGACGACCAGCGCCTACGACCGGCTGCATATTGTCGATCAGATCTCTGCTGCACAGGTAAATGCCCTGCGTAAGAACTGCGCCGAGTTTGGCGTCGAGTTCTTCGATGTGCAGGACTCTTCGCAGGGCATCGTGCACATGATCGGGCCGGAATTGGGAGCGACCAAGCCAGGCATGACCATCGTCTGCGGTGACTCGCACACCTCCACTCACGGAGCCTTTGGCGCGCTGGCCTTCGGCATCGGCACCAGCGAAGTGGAGCACGTGATGGCCACGCAGACGCTTCCGCAGGACAAACCGAAGACCTTCCGCATCACTGTCGACGGCAAGCTTCCGTTCGGCGTCACCGCCAAGGACATCATCCTCGACATCATCGGCAAGATCGGCACCGATGGCGCCACCGGCCACGTCATCGAGTACGCCGGCTCCGCCATCCGCGCGCTCTCGATGGAAGGCCGCATGACCATCTGCAACATGAGCATCGAAGCAGGCGCGCGCGCAGGCATGATCGCTCCCGACGAGACGACCTTCGCCTACCTGAAGGGTCGCCGTTTCGTGCCACAAGGTGCGGCATGGGATGAAGCCGTCTCACACTGGAAGACGCTGCCGACCGACGAAGGCGTAACCTTTGATCGTGAGCTGTATATCGATGCGGCAACACTTGCTCCCGCTGTTACCTGGGGGACATCGCCTGGCATGCACGCTACCATCGAGGGCAAAGTCCCCACGCTTGACGAAGCGAAGACCGAGGCCGATCGCAAGAGCTTCGAGCGCGCCTACGAGTACATGGACCTGAAGCCCGGCACGCCGATGGAAGAGATCAAGATCAATGCTGTATTCCTCGGCTCATGCACCAATGGCCGTATCGAAGACCTGCGCGCTGCAGCAAAGGTGGTCAAGGGACATCACATCGCGACCACGGTCCGTGCGATGGTCGTCCCCGGATCGCAGGCGGTGAAGCGTCAGGCCGAAGCAGAAGGCCTCGACGCGATCTTCAAGACCGCAGGCTTTGAATGGCGCGAGCCTGGCTGCTCGATGTGCCTGGGCATGAACCCGGACATCCTCTCTCCCGGTGAGCGTTGCGCCTCTACATCAAACCGCAACTTCGAAGGTCGTCAGGGGCGCGGCGGACGCACGCATTTGGTTTCGCCTGAGATGGCCGCCGTTGCCGCCATCACGGGACACTTCACCGACATTCGCAAGTGGAAGCAGACGGAAGGAGCGAAGAACTAA
- a CDS encoding energy transducer TonB, whose amino-acid sequence MAKPLHTDVLNPPSVQFSHFGVLNDGQQSKGSLFTSITLNVIVAIIVCILGAAAKKTIENAPKLMEISLNLPPKPVEPPKPKILPKPLPPPPVTKVAPPKITLPEIKQPEPKPMEVKMEHPVPNVPPAPPKRVIAPAAPKVVSLAHPQAASVINNSSHPTAVALGRPDNPIAPSNRPATAAVDLGQRGMPGMPASNTGTGPRATEVHLGSGSPGSQAMSGNGTRPVQGVKLGVAGSNGPMNSTSRTAGSAPVNLGRAVTPEMPKAPALAASSAAKAPKVLYKPRPEYTSEAIRQRIEGTVSVRVRVSSTGAVHVLGVTSDLGYGLGESAIRAVQGTRFQPATDASGNPVDWEGIVNVAFQLAG is encoded by the coding sequence ATGGCCAAGCCATTACACACTGATGTTCTTAACCCGCCGAGCGTACAGTTTTCTCATTTCGGCGTTCTTAACGATGGGCAACAAAGCAAGGGATCGTTGTTTACTTCGATTACCCTGAACGTCATTGTTGCAATCATTGTTTGCATTCTGGGTGCTGCTGCGAAGAAGACGATCGAAAATGCTCCGAAGTTGATGGAGATCAGTCTCAATCTTCCTCCCAAACCGGTCGAGCCACCGAAGCCCAAGATTCTTCCGAAGCCTCTTCCCCCTCCTCCAGTCACAAAGGTCGCACCTCCGAAGATCACGCTGCCGGAGATCAAGCAGCCTGAGCCGAAGCCGATGGAAGTGAAGATGGAGCATCCGGTACCGAATGTTCCGCCAGCTCCTCCGAAGCGGGTGATTGCGCCGGCCGCGCCGAAGGTCGTTTCGCTGGCGCATCCCCAGGCAGCCTCAGTCATCAACAATTCTTCGCATCCAACGGCAGTCGCTCTTGGACGGCCGGACAACCCCATCGCGCCATCGAATCGCCCTGCCACCGCAGCGGTTGATCTCGGCCAGAGAGGTATGCCGGGAATGCCGGCCTCGAACACAGGAACGGGACCGCGGGCGACAGAGGTCCACCTGGGTTCCGGTTCGCCGGGCAGCCAGGCTATGTCAGGAAACGGCACACGCCCAGTGCAAGGGGTGAAGCTCGGAGTTGCGGGAAGCAATGGACCGATGAACTCCACGAGCCGTACCGCCGGTTCCGCTCCGGTCAACCTTGGCCGCGCGGTGACACCGGAGATGCCCAAAGCTCCTGCTCTGGCAGCATCCTCAGCAGCCAAAGCGCCCAAAGTGCTTTATAAACCGCGTCCTGAGTACACGAGCGAAGCGATCCGGCAGCGGATCGAAGGAACCGTTTCGGTTCGGGTGCGCGTTTCGAGCACTGGAGCCGTACACGTTCTGGGAGTCACGAGCGATCTCGGTTATGGGCTAGGAGAGTCCGCAATTCGCGCCGTGCAGGGCACAAGGTTTCAGCCCGCTACCGATGCCTCTGGAAACCCCGTCGATTGGGAAGGAATTGTGAATGTGGCGTTTCAGCTTGCCGGATGA
- a CDS encoding PepSY-associated TM helix domain-containing protein produces MSFVHDAVHHPRKLWLRRTLFQIHLWAGVLLSLYLIVIALTGAILVFEDELTSATLPAAFHPYDSAETAPVTKVVNDFRAKFPDAKIEYLALPTRSVPAFQVRGVDAQKHEFNVMGDPVTGILEPASRNWLNVVHDLHIYLLLGEEHGVQVNGIGAAILLLLAATGLALWWPGIRIWTRGLGVSFRHSWRRINYDAHSAIGFWTLALVTWWAFSGVYFAWYRQVGAAVNMVTPLKNMIPPALPEIASQPTGVPRATLVQLIEIAGKVSPAGHLAGLTNATLDGPTVMALMDRGKPGDFSHRDVITLDAASGRVLTIWHYGQNQSLGDWILWAMHPLHFGTLWGRPIKVLWCLFGVSLAVLSATGVLMYWNRYLSKRWHALTPSASERHEDSIPAA; encoded by the coding sequence ATGAGTTTCGTTCACGATGCCGTTCACCATCCACGAAAACTGTGGCTACGCAGAACTCTGTTCCAGATTCATCTTTGGGCAGGGGTTCTACTTTCGCTGTATCTCATTGTGATTGCGCTAACAGGAGCGATCCTGGTCTTTGAAGATGAACTCACTTCGGCAACGCTTCCCGCAGCATTTCATCCCTATGATTCGGCTGAAACTGCACCGGTAACGAAGGTGGTCAATGACTTCCGGGCTAAATTTCCAGACGCGAAGATTGAGTATCTGGCTTTGCCGACCCGCTCGGTTCCTGCGTTCCAGGTTCGCGGAGTCGACGCTCAAAAGCATGAGTTCAACGTAATGGGTGATCCTGTGACGGGCATTCTCGAACCGGCGTCGCGCAATTGGCTGAATGTTGTACACGATCTTCACATCTATCTCCTGCTCGGGGAAGAACATGGAGTTCAGGTGAATGGAATCGGAGCGGCGATTCTGCTTTTGCTTGCAGCTACGGGGCTGGCGTTGTGGTGGCCGGGTATACGGATATGGACGCGAGGATTGGGAGTCTCGTTTCGTCACAGCTGGCGCCGCATCAACTACGATGCACACAGCGCCATCGGCTTTTGGACGCTGGCGCTGGTTACCTGGTGGGCTTTTTCGGGAGTGTACTTTGCGTGGTATCGCCAGGTGGGCGCGGCGGTCAACATGGTGACTCCGTTGAAGAACATGATTCCTCCCGCTCTACCGGAGATTGCGTCACAGCCCACTGGCGTTCCGCGAGCGACTCTTGTGCAACTGATTGAAATCGCCGGGAAGGTATCTCCTGCTGGACATCTAGCCGGATTGACGAATGCCACGTTAGACGGACCAACGGTGATGGCCCTGATGGACCGCGGAAAACCGGGGGACTTTTCGCATCGCGATGTGATCACCCTGGATGCAGCAAGCGGACGCGTGTTGACCATCTGGCACTATGGGCAGAACCAGAGCCTGGGCGACTGGATCCTGTGGGCCATGCACCCCCTGCACTTCGGGACGCTATGGGGACGTCCAATCAAAGTTCTCTGGTGCCTCTTCGGCGTTTCTCTTGCGGTATTGAGCGCTACCGGGGTGTTAATGTACTGGAACCGCTATCTGAGCAAACGATGGCACGCTCTGACGCCATCGGCATCAGAGCGGCATGAAGACTCCATTCCAGCGGCCTAG
- the leuB gene encoding 3-isopropylmalate dehydrogenase — translation MRLKVAVLAGDGIGPEVTREATNILRAVAELGGHDFTFVEGLIGGIAITETGSPLPTATLDAALDSDAVLLGAVGDNKFNSLPPDKRPEAGLLQIRQALGGFANLRPSVAYSALAASSPLRPEVTKDTDILFVRELLGGLYFGAPRWWNKETNEAINTMRYTRDEVVRVARVAFELASKRRKKVTSVDKANVLEVSQLWRATVTEIAKDYPDVTLEHQLVDSMAMHIMNIPRNFDVVLTENLFGDILSDEAGVITGSLGMLPSATIGGAVNLYEPVHGSAPDIAGTGKANPLGAILTAAMVLRHSANLEQDARAVEQAVLKVLNAGYRTADIARGGENVQLVSTQEMGKHVHQALAESIDRRQAMHAV, via the coding sequence ATGCGTCTTAAAGTTGCAGTCCTCGCCGGCGACGGCATCGGTCCTGAAGTTACACGGGAAGCTACCAACATTCTGCGCGCAGTCGCCGAATTGGGCGGACATGACTTTACCTTCGTCGAGGGATTGATCGGCGGTATCGCGATTACAGAGACGGGATCGCCGCTTCCAACAGCAACTCTCGATGCTGCGCTTGACTCCGACGCGGTTCTGCTGGGAGCTGTAGGAGACAACAAGTTCAATTCCCTTCCTCCGGACAAACGCCCTGAAGCCGGTCTGCTGCAGATTCGCCAGGCGCTTGGCGGCTTTGCCAATCTGCGACCTTCAGTTGCCTATTCAGCTTTGGCCGCCAGCTCACCGCTGCGCCCTGAAGTCACCAAGGATACCGACATCCTCTTTGTTCGTGAGCTGTTAGGTGGGTTGTACTTCGGCGCTCCTCGCTGGTGGAACAAGGAGACCAACGAGGCCATCAACACCATGCGTTACACCCGCGACGAGGTTGTTCGCGTCGCCCGTGTCGCCTTCGAATTGGCTTCGAAGCGTCGCAAGAAGGTCACCTCGGTGGATAAGGCCAACGTTCTCGAAGTCTCGCAGCTGTGGCGCGCCACCGTTACAGAGATTGCCAAAGACTATCCCGATGTCACGCTTGAACATCAGCTCGTCGATTCGATGGCGATGCACATCATGAACATCCCGCGGAATTTCGATGTCGTACTGACCGAGAATCTCTTCGGCGACATCCTCTCCGACGAGGCTGGAGTCATCACTGGATCACTCGGCATGCTGCCCTCAGCAACCATTGGTGGCGCTGTGAATCTCTATGAGCCGGTGCATGGCTCGGCTCCCGATATCGCCGGAACCGGTAAAGCGAACCCGCTTGGCGCGATTCTGACCGCTGCGATGGTGTTGCGTCACTCGGCCAATCTGGAGCAGGATGCGCGCGCGGTCGAACAAGCGGTCCTCAAGGTTCTAAATGCGGGTTATCGCACTGCTGATATTGCTCGCGGAGGCGAGAATGTGCAGCTCGTCTCCACGCAGGAGATGGGTAAACATGTCCATCAGGCGTTGGCCGAATCGATCGACCGCCGCCAGGCCATGCACGCCGTATAG
- the galE gene encoding UDP-glucose 4-epimerase GalE, which translates to MNVLVTGGAGYIGGTVSRMLLAAGHKVTIFDNLCHSRRESIPSSAQFIQGDLADRPVIEATLREGQFDGVLHFAALIEAGESMKVPEIYFHNNTMATLTLLEAMLATGHKRLVFSSTAACYGEPEKTPITEDAHLLPTNAYGESKLLVERMLTWLNRIQDLRYASLRYFNVAGAIDGYGEAHEPESHLIPLILDVALGRRASIKIFGQDYPTKDGTCVRDYVHVSDLADAHFLALQALDNNSRLIYNLGSGQGFTVREVIDSVRRVTGRPITVEECPRRPGDPAVLVASSEKIKAELGWKPKFAKLDQIVTSAWQWHQQRYA; encoded by the coding sequence ATGAATGTTTTAGTCACCGGAGGAGCAGGCTATATTGGCGGAACTGTTAGCAGGATGCTTCTGGCTGCAGGCCATAAGGTCACTATTTTTGACAACCTTTGTCACTCTCGCAGGGAATCCATTCCCTCCAGTGCGCAATTTATTCAGGGAGATCTCGCCGACCGCCCGGTGATCGAGGCAACACTTCGCGAAGGTCAGTTTGATGGAGTCCTGCACTTTGCTGCCCTGATCGAGGCTGGTGAGAGCATGAAGGTCCCAGAGATCTACTTTCATAACAATACGATGGCAACCCTTACCCTGCTGGAAGCCATGTTGGCGACCGGTCATAAGCGCCTTGTTTTCAGTTCGACGGCGGCCTGCTATGGAGAGCCGGAAAAAACTCCCATTACCGAAGACGCCCATCTCTTGCCAACCAACGCCTATGGAGAGAGTAAGTTGCTGGTAGAGCGGATGTTAACCTGGCTCAACCGTATTCAGGACCTACGCTATGCCAGCCTCCGTTACTTCAATGTGGCGGGTGCGATCGATGGGTATGGCGAGGCGCATGAACCCGAGTCGCACCTGATTCCGCTCATCCTTGATGTCGCCCTGGGACGCCGGGCCAGCATTAAGATCTTCGGCCAGGACTATCCCACCAAGGACGGCACCTGTGTGCGCGACTACGTCCACGTCAGCGATCTGGCAGATGCCCACTTCCTTGCACTTCAGGCACTGGATAACAACAGCCGGTTGATCTACAACCTCGGCAGCGGACAGGGTTTTACTGTGCGCGAAGTCATCGATTCGGTTCGTCGCGTGACTGGAAGGCCCATCACGGTTGAAGAGTGCCCACGACGCCCTGGCGATCCCGCAGTCCTCGTTGCCAGTTCGGAGAAGATCAAGGCCGAGCTGGGATGGAAACCAAAGTTTGCCAAACTCGATCAGATTGTTACCAGCGCCTGGCAATGGCATCAGCAACGTTACGCTTGA
- a CDS encoding Spy/CpxP family protein refolding chaperone: MRMIFPKAGMRMAMIAICSGALCSIPAMAQDTTTAPAQQGTHARGMRGDRTAMLTKQLNLTADQQTQVKSIDDDTRSQMMAIRNDTSMSKADKRSKMMDLHKSSDDKIRAVLNDDQKTKFDAMQAKMQARMKEHKQAGESAPQ; this comes from the coding sequence ATGAGAATGATCTTTCCAAAGGCAGGTATGCGGATGGCCATGATCGCCATCTGTAGCGGCGCCCTTTGCTCGATTCCAGCGATGGCGCAGGATACAACGACAGCACCGGCTCAGCAGGGAACGCACGCCCGCGGTATGCGGGGAGACAGGACTGCAATGCTGACCAAGCAGTTGAACCTTACTGCCGATCAGCAGACCCAGGTTAAATCGATCGATGATGATACCCGTTCGCAGATGATGGCAATTCGAAACGATACTTCGATGTCGAAGGCCGACAAGCGGTCGAAGATGATGGACCTCCATAAGTCTTCCGACGATAAGATTCGGGCCGTCTTGAATGACGATCAGAAGACGAAGTTCGACGCGATGCAGGCAAAGATGCAGGCGAGGATGAAGGAACATAAGCAGGCGGGCGAGTCGGCTCCCCAATAG